In a single window of the Nicotiana tomentosiformis chromosome 8, ASM39032v3, whole genome shotgun sequence genome:
- the LOC104091540 gene encoding U-box domain-containing protein 11-like, which produces MASMRAREAIAECLSSLQSESHENQQKTLVTLASITKVSPQNRNLLAQADGSISTLLSLSMSPSSSTIQLLALSILFNLSLNPNLKQSLADMDKILFLNSVILSSTSAEPSRISASLLCSLAMLDKNKAKFGVAGTVEALVKAISRPRGPASHHFLSTLVELAQFHGNCTVAVRAGAVPILIKLVESSDCEDLAGTSLAILCLLARFEEGLTALKETDQIVLSMLEILKGRCMLSKEGAADILLRLFDESEGCIRDALRLPEFSSVIADLSVRGSVRAREKASFLMKKLMEANVDIVYGVIGDKTAAYLQCYLLGTTTGSRSGSMGSENSGYFDSGNPSVEGNGSQGFRGVPSSASM; this is translated from the exons ATGGCAAGTATGAGGGCACGGGAGGCAATTGCTGAATGCCTTAGTTCATTACAGTCTGAATCCCATGAAAATCAGCAGAAAACTCTTGTAACCTTAGCTTCAATCACAAAGGTGAGCCCTCAAAATAGGAACTTGTTAGCTCAAGCAGATGGTTCCATTTCTACCTTGCTCAGCCTATCCATGTCTCCCTCCTCTTCAACTATTCAACTTCTCGCACTTTCCATTCTCTTCAACCTCTCACTCAATCCTAATCTCAAGCAGTCACTAGCAGACATGGATAAGATCCTGTTTCTCAACTCTGTGATCCTATCCTCAACTTCAGCTGAACCAAGTAGGATATCAGCATCACTACTCTGCAGTTTGGCAATGCTAGATAAGAACAAGGCAAAATTTGGAGTGGCTGGAACCGTTGAGGCTCTCGTAAAGGCAATCTCGAGACCAAGAGGCCCTGCTTCCCATCACTTCCTAAGCACATTGGTTGAACTGGCGCAGTTTCATGGGAATTGCACGGTGGCTGTCCGAGCGGGGGCAGTTCCGATTCTGATCAAATTAGTAGAAAGTTCTGATTGTGAGGATCTTGCTGGAACATCATTGGCTATCCTATGCTTGCTTGCAAGATTTGAAGAGGGACTAACTGCTTTGAAAGAGACAGACCAAATTGTGCTATCAATGTTGGAAATTTTGAAGGGAAGGTGCATGTTGAGTAAAGAGGGAGCTGCTGATATTCTACTCCGTTTATTTGATGAAAGTGAGGGATGCATAAGAGATGCTCTGAGGTTGCCTGAGTTTTCATCTGTGATAGCTGATCTTTCTGTTAGAGGGTCAGTGAGAGCTCGAGAGAAGGCTAGTTTTCTCATGAAGAAACTAATGGAAGCTAACGTGGATATTGTTTATGGCGTTATTGGCGACAAAACCGCGGCATATTTGCAATG CTACCTGTTGGGAACCACCACGGGTTCCCGGTCTGGATCGATGGGTTCAGAAAATTCTGGATATTTCGACTCCGGAAACCCGTCGGTGGAAGGAAATGGCTCCCAA GGCTTCCGAGGGGTTCCGTCATCTGCCTCGATGTAA